From Deltaproteobacteria bacterium, a single genomic window includes:
- a CDS encoding 3-keto-5-aminohexanoate cleavage protein — translation MAMKQGKLFINCAVTGSIHIPTMSEYLPITPQQIADEAVKAANAGAATVHLHARDPKTGQPSSDIGLFKEICGEIHRRSNVIQCPTTGGGLGMTPEERVRVVAQLEPELASCNMGSFNFGLFPLLERYSKFKFDWEPKYLEMTRDFIFANTFKSLEVFLKTFRDHGTKPEMECYDVGHIYNAAHMADRGFLDKPFFLQLIMGILGSIQPSVENLLHMKHTADSLFGDDYVWSVLPVGRYQFSLGAVASVIGGNVRVGMEDNLYISKGQMVKSNEESVQKIRHLMEELSLEVATPDEVRKILKLKGKDKTKF, via the coding sequence ATGGCAATGAAGCAAGGCAAGCTGTTCATTAACTGCGCTGTTACAGGTTCCATCCACATTCCTACCATGTCAGAATATCTTCCTATAACTCCTCAGCAAATCGCCGATGAGGCGGTCAAGGCAGCGAATGCTGGCGCCGCGACTGTACACCTTCATGCCCGCGACCCTAAGACAGGGCAGCCGAGTTCTGACATTGGTTTGTTCAAGGAAATCTGCGGAGAGATTCACCGGCGTTCAAACGTAATCCAATGCCCGACCACCGGCGGCGGTTTGGGGATGACCCCTGAGGAGCGGGTAAGGGTGGTCGCCCAATTGGAACCGGAACTGGCCAGTTGCAACATGGGTTCTTTCAATTTCGGCCTCTTTCCTCTCCTGGAGCGCTATTCCAAGTTTAAATTCGACTGGGAACCGAAGTATTTGGAGATGACGCGAGATTTCATCTTCGCCAACACCTTCAAATCCTTAGAAGTCTTCCTGAAGACCTTTCGGGATCACGGGACGAAACCGGAGATGGAATGTTATGATGTAGGCCATATTTATAACGCCGCCCACATGGCCGATCGGGGTTTCCTTGACAAACCCTTCTTTCTCCAGCTCATTATGGGAATCCTGGGATCTATTCAACCGAGCGTCGAAAACCTGCTGCATATGAAACACACCGCGGACAGCCTCTTCGGTGATGATTACGTCTGGTCGGTCCTCCCCGTGGGTCGTTACCAATTCTCTCTGGGGGCCGTGGCATCCGTTATCGGAGGTAACGTTCGGGTGGGTATGGAAGATAACCTTTATATCAGCAAAGGCCAAATGGTAAAATCCAACGAAGAGAGCGTGCAGAAAATCCGTCACCTGATGGAGGAACTGAGCCTGGAAGTAGCCACCCCGGATGAAGTAAGAAAGATTCTCAAGCTGAAAGGAAAAGATAAAACCAAATTCTAA